DNA sequence from the Thermodesulfobacteriota bacterium genome:
CGTTGCCCCGCCTGCTTGGCGAGTTTGTCCTTAGAAATCCGGGACTTCGCCGAAAGCTGCTGGGTATAAGCCCTCAAGACGTGCTGGACATGGTAGTCGGTGAGGATCATGGCCTTCTCGTTCATCATACTTATCGGCTCCCCCCTGAAAAACTTTAACCTTTTTTCCAAGAGCGGCAAAAATTTCCTTTCTCACACTAAAGAAATGGATGTTCTTACCTTATTCAGAAATTTAAAAAGCATAACTATTTGTAATTTTAAGCATTTACATTGCAGTCATCTGGCATGAACCTTGCCTAAATAGATAAGTGAACTCGATCGGTTTTTACTTAGGGAAAGTTGTAAAAAGAGGCTTTTAAAGAAATAAAGGAATGAATCAATAAGTCGATAAGTTAAAATGAATTAGGAATAGGAGGACCATGGGAAAAACATTGAAGATTTTAGGAAGAGGAAAGGTTCCCCAACGCACCATTTTTAATGAAAGGTTTGTGGCAGAATGCTGTGAAACCTTCCATTTCCATATTAGGAATATCCGGCATGAATTTAAATGGGAAGATTTTTTAAAGTTAACACAAGCCTTTAAGGAAATTGATGAAACTTATTCCAGACATGGGAGACCGAAGTCTCATCACCATCTTGAGTTGGGAAGGACGCTATTAAATCCTAATCATAGCTCCCAGGAACTTTTGGTTGAACTCTGTGAAAATATTTACAAAAAATATCCGACAGGATGGGATTCTTATTTTCATGAAGAAGACTCATTCATCCATCTCCATTTTCGTGATCTTCGGATCGAGATGGGTAATGCCGAATTCCTTGAGTTTGCGAAAATCATAAGCCAAGCCTATAGAGAATTGGTGGCTTTGAAAGCTAAAACTCTATCAGAAGTGTTTGATCTGCTCGATCAACAAAAAATCATTTATGCCGTGCTTCGAAACTGGGAAAACCTTCCAGAAAAGGTTGAAGTTGGGCCACACAGCGATCTGGATTTAATCATTCACCCAGACCATGTTGAAAGGTTTTGCGAACTCGTAAATGCACAATCAACTACCCAACTCCCCTATAGAGTCCAGCGACGGGTTATGATAATGGGCCCAGAAGGAGAGCAATCTTACATTCTCGTAGACCTTCGTCAACCTGGAGATGGCTACTTCCCAGATATTCTTGCCTACCAGATGCTCAATCGGAGGGTTCGCTTCAGAAACTTTTGGGTGTTACATCCAGAAGATCATTTGGTTGGGCTTGCTTACCATATCCTTTTCCACAAAGGATATGTGGGGGAGGGATATCTCGATCGATTGAAATGGTTATCCAGTCATTTGGCCAAATGGCCCTGGCGCTCCATTCAAGGTCCCTCTCTTATGTCCTATCTAAAAAAAATATTGTCTGATAACAACGTTCATTATGTTTGTCCGGTCGATCTAACAGTTAGACCGACTTTACCTATGCTTTATCCAATTGAGTATGTAGTAAATCAGGGCTACCGGCGGGATGACAATGGTCAGCCTGTCTTTTCACGGGTGTATAAAGTGTTTTCTGAAAGGGGAGAGCCCTTTCTGGTGAAACAAGCCAGTGGCTCATTCGCAAAACATGAATTTAGGATTTTGAGCAAGTTGAACTCGGAATATTTCCCAAAGGCGTGGGGGTACGAGGAATATGAGGGGTACTCCATCTTCCAAGAAGAATATATTGAGGGGACCCCCTTGTCTGAAGCTCATCCGATGATATCGGCATGGGACTTCACAGAGGCAAAGGAATTTGTAGGAGGATGCATCAAAATACTCAAGGCCTTAACTTCGAGTGAGATCGAGCATAGGAATATTTGTGCAGACCACCTTTTGATATCCGGCAAAAGGCCGGTGTTGATAAGTTTTGGGCGGGCTAGGCCTAAAGAGAGACCCCTTGAAGGGCTAAATGGAAAAGAGAAAACTTCAGAGGACTGTTCTCCAAAAAACGATCTCTGCGATCCTTATGATATGGGATTGTTGTTACGGAATACTCTTGAACCTATTTTCCCTCAATTCTCTCCATTGATCGAGACGTTACTGAAAAGTAGAAAAGAGAAGCCTGTGAACTGGGATACAGTGGATATTCTTTTCACCACCTTGGAGGAACCGACATTTTCATCATCTGAGGAAAAATTTTTAGCCTATTGCAATGCGGGACGATACCAAAAAGCCGAAGAGATTCTTCCCACTTTGGGAACATTTCAAGATGAGTCAATACGTTTTTGGATCTATTACCTCAAATTCATCAATCGGGAAGAGTCCATCGACTTTGCCCTTTCGATTCCCCAGTATATCAAGGAAAATAAGGGTCTCCTATGTCGATTAATTCGAGAGTGTTTTGAAACAAAAAAGATAAACCAGGGAGCGACCCTAGTTAAACAATTTCTATCCACCTCCATCGCCCTTCACCCAGATTGGACCTTCTCGATCTTTATTGATTTGGGTGATCATTTTCTTGATGACCATTTTCATGAGTTATCCAAGGTCCTCCCTCCGAATATTTTAAAGGCCCTTTACGACGAGAGAGGGAGGAACCGGGAATGGGTCCGCCTTTGGATTTCCAATCTATGCAAATATGGTAATCTGTCCGATCTACAAATGGCGTTAGGCGAAATCAATATGGATCCAAAATCCCTGCCCCCCTCTTGCCTCTCCGAAATTGCTCAAAGGTTTTTTTCCGAGGGTGAGGAGGCAAATGCATTGCTTTATGCAAGTCGTGCCCTTGATGAGGATCCTTATTTTGCAGAGTGTGCGAAGATATTAGCCACT
Encoded proteins:
- a CDS encoding tetratricopeptide repeat protein; translated protein: MGKTLKILGRGKVPQRTIFNERFVAECCETFHFHIRNIRHEFKWEDFLKLTQAFKEIDETYSRHGRPKSHHHLELGRTLLNPNHSSQELLVELCENIYKKYPTGWDSYFHEEDSFIHLHFRDLRIEMGNAEFLEFAKIISQAYRELVALKAKTLSEVFDLLDQQKIIYAVLRNWENLPEKVEVGPHSDLDLIIHPDHVERFCELVNAQSTTQLPYRVQRRVMIMGPEGEQSYILVDLRQPGDGYFPDILAYQMLNRRVRFRNFWVLHPEDHLVGLAYHILFHKGYVGEGYLDRLKWLSSHLAKWPWRSIQGPSLMSYLKKILSDNNVHYVCPVDLTVRPTLPMLYPIEYVVNQGYRRDDNGQPVFSRVYKVFSERGEPFLVKQASGSFAKHEFRILSKLNSEYFPKAWGYEEYEGYSIFQEEYIEGTPLSEAHPMISAWDFTEAKEFVGGCIKILKALTSSEIEHRNICADHLLISGKRPVLISFGRARPKERPLEGLNGKEKTSEDCSPKNDLCDPYDMGLLLRNTLEPIFPQFSPLIETLLKSRKEKPVNWDTVDILFTTLEEPTFSSSEEKFLAYCNAGRYQKAEEILPTLGTFQDESIRFWIYYLKFINREESIDFALSIPQYIKENKGLLCRLIRECFETKKINQGATLVKQFLSTSIALHPDWTFSIFIDLGDHFLDDHFHELSKVLPPNILKALYDERGRNREWVRLWISNLCKYGNLSDLQMALGEINMDPKSLPPSCLSEIAQRFFSEGEEANALLYASRALDEDPYFAECAKILATLHEKHGNILEAAKWWRHYLTLNHDEDSSIKNYIGSSAKFEGDHKEEDHPWILIPKLTEDIYSKNLAMMKRQLEEILHTELGNHPILKKEYQEIVERMSVGESDPNKKALLNLEKVLLEFPNNALVHNDLGVLYYRTGDLQRAMKYFELAITLDPWNYDFKKNLADLSLELHHYPQAIKLYQEILAKSSEQTDDYLKVGYCYLQLGSLSKASYYFKKVLELDPENKIAKDYLALTGNTTRNGCSNQV